A stretch of DNA from Bradyrhizobium algeriense:
GAACGTCGGGGATGGTGAATTTGCCGTCGGCGCCGGTGACGGCAAAGTAGGGATTGTCGGCGACATAGATAAACGCTTCCATCCAGCCATGTGCGTCACAATCGATGCGCACCTCGCCCGGCCGCGGCAACTCGACGGGAATTCGCTGACCCTGGTTGGGAAGAGCGAGGTTGAACACGGTGCGCTTGCCGTAATAGCCGTGCGTGTTGTGGAGCATCGGATCGCTATTGACGACGTCCAGTCCCCCCACGCGTATCACCTGAATGTTGGGTTCGAATTTGCACTTGTTGTTGTTGATCTCCGGCTTCTTGGCTTCCGCCGGCCAGGCCTTTCCTTTCGTGATATCGGCCAGATACACGACGGCGTTCTGCACGCTCTTGTCCGGCCCGACTTGAATGAGCGTCTCCTCGTAGGGACCGCCGCACACCTCGATGTCCTTGGTCGGAATGACCTTGCGGGTGCCGGGGGTTCCGTTGAACACGACCTTGCCGGTGATCGATCCGCCGCCCGCGACCGCGCTCGCTTCGTAGGCTGGCGCCGGGAGCGGCGTTGCCACCGCCGCGAGCACCGACGACACCCCGATCAGCCACTTCATGGCTAAGCCCGTCATCACAGCTCTCTCTCTCTCTCTCTTGATCCTTGATGTACGCAAGAAAATTCGTCGAGAGCTAACCGCCATTTGTAGGGACTAGGAAAATCAGAACTGCTTTGCGAGACCTTAAGCAAAGCTTATGA
This window harbors:
- a CDS encoding carboxypeptidase regulatory-like domain-containing protein, whose amino-acid sequence is MTGLAMKWLIGVSSVLAAVATPLPAPAYEASAVAGGGSITGKVVFNGTPGTRKVIPTKDIEVCGGPYEETLIQVGPDKSVQNAVVYLADITKGKAWPAEAKKPEINNNKCKFEPNIQVIRVGGLDVVNSDPMLHNTHGYYGKRTVFNLALPNQGQRIPVELPRPGEVRIDCDAHGWMEAFIYVADNPYFAVTGADGKFTIPDVPAGNYKLVAYHPFTGPNEQAVTVAAGKPSDLNIELKKGASSVQGGSGK